One window from the genome of Natrialba magadii ATCC 43099 encodes:
- a CDS encoding aminotransferase class I/II-fold pyridoxal phosphate-dependent enzyme, translated as MEDCDRGFDLEARLGSLEERAQKRTLSPVDRVAERGYFADAAGGDLPVLDTDEALVFSSNNYLGLTDDQRVQDAARQAAATVGTGAGASRIITGDTMVHHDLERLLAETKGTERALAFSSGYAANVGTITALEPDVIFSDERNHASLIDGCRLADCETIVYDHCDPASLRDALESRAAVADSTNADAGTEDESWLIVTDTVFSVDGTVAPLSAICDLAEEFGAWVMVDEAHATGLYADGGGVVQAEGLEDRVHIQMGTLSKALASQGGYVAGSDALIESLLNEARSFAFSTGLAPTAAAAASEALHLARHSEAREQLWENVAHLRDGLETMGFSIPGESQILPVIVGDQRDALAFADGLRARGIVVPPIRPPAVPEGESRLRVAPIATHDRDDIITCLESFRTVGSELGLL; from the coding sequence ATGGAAGACTGCGACCGCGGGTTCGACCTCGAGGCCCGGCTGGGATCACTCGAGGAACGCGCGCAAAAACGGACGCTCTCCCCCGTCGATCGGGTCGCCGAGCGCGGGTACTTCGCAGACGCCGCCGGCGGTGACCTGCCGGTGCTCGACACCGATGAAGCGCTCGTCTTCTCCTCGAACAACTACCTCGGGCTGACAGACGACCAGCGGGTGCAGGACGCGGCCCGACAGGCCGCCGCCACCGTCGGTACTGGTGCCGGTGCGAGCCGTATCATCACCGGCGATACCATGGTCCACCACGATCTGGAGCGCCTGCTCGCCGAAACCAAGGGTACCGAGCGCGCGCTCGCGTTCTCCTCCGGCTACGCCGCGAACGTCGGCACGATCACCGCACTCGAGCCGGACGTTATTTTCTCCGACGAACGCAACCACGCGAGCCTCATCGACGGCTGCCGACTCGCCGACTGCGAGACCATCGTCTACGACCACTGCGATCCGGCGAGTCTGCGCGATGCACTCGAGTCCCGTGCCGCAGTTGCTGACAGCACGAATGCGGACGCGGGCACCGAAGACGAATCCTGGCTCATCGTCACGGACACCGTCTTCAGCGTCGACGGCACCGTCGCCCCGCTCTCGGCAATCTGCGACCTGGCCGAGGAGTTCGGCGCGTGGGTAATGGTCGACGAGGCCCACGCAACCGGTCTCTACGCGGACGGCGGCGGCGTCGTGCAGGCGGAGGGGCTCGAGGACCGGGTTCACATCCAGATGGGAACGCTCTCGAAGGCGCTCGCGAGCCAGGGCGGCTACGTCGCCGGCAGCGACGCGCTCATCGAGAGTCTGCTCAACGAGGCCCGCTCGTTCGCCTTCTCGACCGGTCTCGCACCGACGGCGGCCGCGGCCGCGAGCGAGGCACTCCACCTCGCACGCCACAGTGAGGCGCGCGAACAGCTCTGGGAGAACGTCGCGCATCTTCGGGACGGACTCGAGACGATGGGATTCTCGATCCCAGGTGAGTCCCAGATTCTCCCAGTGATTGTCGGTGACCAGCGAGACGCGCTCGCGTTCGCGGACGGGCTTCGCGCCCGCGGGATCGTCGTCCCGCCGATTCGGCCGCCTGCGGTGCCGGAAGGCGAGAGTCGACTCCGCGTCGCGCCGATCGCGACTCACGACCGCGACGACATTATTACGTGTCTGGAGTCGTTCCGGACGGTCGGCTCTGAACTCGGGTTGTTGTAG
- a CDS encoding DUF3592 domain-containing protein, which translates to MTDKNDCTTGDRDDDAPTTGANDADSFTAGTGEEDVIGSETETETGIDTGSENQSDTTTKPNLRKALLLLLVGAGVIWLGYSDYTTQEERLENAVEVDAEIVETDVDRRSSSSGSSGSTYYPVVEFEYSYEESTYTSSNLHASDSRSGHSSRSAAQSIVAEYPEGEQVTAYLDPSEPETAFLETEESNSPFLWMGVGVLFVLAGGSMVVKGQVGTGGDNGEDDDKVEAWAEDKNGDRDQQTKWQ; encoded by the coding sequence ATGACCGACAAGAACGACTGCACAACAGGTGATCGTGATGACGACGCCCCCACAACAGGTGCCAACGACGCTGACAGCTTCACAGCAGGCACCGGTGAGGAAGACGTTATTGGCAGCGAGACTGAGACCGAGACCGGCATCGACACCGGGAGCGAGAACCAGAGCGATACCACAACGAAACCAAATCTTCGGAAAGCACTCCTGTTACTCCTCGTCGGTGCCGGCGTCATCTGGCTCGGTTACTCCGACTACACCACCCAGGAGGAGCGCCTCGAGAACGCAGTCGAGGTCGACGCCGAAATCGTCGAGACGGACGTCGACCGACGAAGTTCAAGCAGCGGCAGTAGCGGTTCCACGTACTACCCCGTCGTCGAATTTGAATACAGCTACGAGGAGTCGACGTACACCAGTTCGAATCTCCACGCGAGTGACTCTCGCAGCGGGCACTCGAGTCGGTCGGCAGCCCAGTCGATCGTTGCGGAGTACCCAGAAGGTGAACAGGTGACGGCGTATCTCGATCCGAGCGAGCCCGAAACGGCGTTTCTCGAGACTGAAGAGTCGAATAGCCCCTTCCTCTGGATGGGCGTCGGTGTGCTCTTTGTGCTCGCTGGTGGTAGTATGGTTGTGAAGGGACAGGTAGGGACGGGAGGGGATAATGGCGAGGACGACGATAAAGTAGAGGCTTGGGCAGAGGACAAAAACGGGGATCGGGACCAGCAGACAAAGTGGCAGTAG